The following proteins are co-located in the Streptomyces sp. DT2A-34 genome:
- a CDS encoding TetR/AcrR family transcriptional regulator: protein MTPIRHNHSDSDAVLDAVRDCVLAVGVRRTTLTDVARRAGVSRMTLYRRWPDVRTLVGDLMTREWVAVATGAMPERRPGADARSLIVDGLVAGVAAFRVHPLFRKIVDVDPELLLPYVLDRRGASQEALIALLADALREGHTDGSVRTGHAERQARALLLIVQSFTLSLRTMTDEDDADLSSEAFLAELRSILERTLTP, encoded by the coding sequence ATGACGCCCATTCGTCACAACCACTCGGACAGCGATGCGGTGCTCGACGCGGTGCGCGACTGCGTCCTGGCCGTCGGTGTCCGCCGTACGACGCTGACCGACGTGGCCCGCCGCGCCGGTGTCTCCCGGATGACGCTGTACCGGCGGTGGCCCGATGTGCGCACTCTGGTGGGGGACTTGATGACCCGGGAGTGGGTCGCGGTGGCCACCGGGGCCATGCCCGAGCGGCGCCCGGGGGCCGACGCGCGCAGCCTGATCGTCGACGGGCTCGTGGCCGGGGTGGCGGCCTTCCGCGTCCATCCGCTGTTCCGGAAGATCGTCGACGTCGATCCGGAACTGCTCCTCCCCTACGTCCTCGACCGTCGCGGCGCGAGCCAGGAGGCCCTCATCGCGCTCCTGGCCGACGCCCTGCGCGAAGGCCACACCGACGGGTCCGTACGCACCGGCCATGCCGAACGGCAGGCGCGGGCCCTGCTGCTGATCGTCCAGTCCTTCACCCTGTCCCTGCGGACCATGACCGACGAGGACGACGCCGACCTGAGCAGCGAGGCCTTCCTGGCGGAACTGCGCAGCATCCTGGAGAGGACCCTCACCCCATGA
- a CDS encoding winged helix-turn-helix domain-containing protein, whose protein sequence is MDGVPEPHTGWTFLTNHARVLAAIADNPNIRIRSIAAHCRLTERAVQKIISDLEQEGYLSHTREGRTNTYRITPAKVLRHPAEAGLTVAALLSLLAQDEADRTTAPQQLRTARQRMPVDGG, encoded by the coding sequence ATGGACGGAGTCCCTGAGCCGCACACCGGATGGACCTTTCTGACGAACCACGCCCGTGTGCTGGCGGCCATCGCCGACAACCCGAACATCCGCATCCGGAGCATCGCCGCGCACTGCCGGCTCACGGAGCGCGCCGTCCAGAAGATCATTTCCGATCTTGAGCAGGAAGGCTATCTGTCGCACACCCGCGAGGGGCGCACCAATACCTACCGGATCACCCCGGCCAAGGTGCTGCGTCACCCCGCCGAAGCCGGGCTGACGGTGGCCGCGTTGCTCTCGTTGCTCGCCCAGGACGAGGCCGATCGCACCACCGCCCCCCAGCAGCTGAGGACGGCACGCCAGCGGATGCCGGTGGACGGCGGATGA
- a CDS encoding anti-sigma factor antagonist (This anti-anti-sigma factor, or anti-sigma factor antagonist, belongs to a family that includes characterized members SpoIIAA, RsbV, RsfA, and RsfB.): protein MTAIHPDGDRITVKVSGELDLDSSERFRGVLREALSRSVHGVDLDMGGVTFCDCSALNILLTLRQRALEQAKTIALHPVSTEVDRLLDLTGTHALFARPSPDDQGAPAPHVPDTETSEDADYDLRIEVAQLRRAMQTRPTIDLARGILMASFSLSSEEAWTVLVAASQNTNTKLHSLAGDLVTAVKGDALPDAVQEQLSSAVARVNSGAGTTGGEAEGQEPAQAAD, encoded by the coding sequence GTGACCGCCATACACCCGGACGGTGACCGGATCACCGTCAAGGTCAGCGGAGAGCTCGACCTGGATTCCAGCGAGCGCTTCCGCGGCGTCCTGCGCGAAGCCCTGAGCCGCTCGGTCCACGGCGTCGACCTGGACATGGGCGGCGTCACCTTCTGCGACTGCTCCGCCCTCAACATCCTGCTCACCCTGCGCCAAAGAGCCCTGGAGCAGGCCAAGACGATCGCCCTCCACCCCGTGAGTACGGAAGTGGATCGCCTGCTCGACCTGACCGGCACGCACGCGCTGTTCGCCCGTCCGAGCCCGGACGACCAGGGCGCGCCGGCCCCGCACGTCCCGGACACGGAGACGTCCGAGGACGCCGACTACGACCTGCGGATCGAAGTCGCCCAGCTGCGCCGGGCCATGCAGACCCGGCCGACCATCGACCTGGCCCGGGGCATCCTGATGGCCTCGTTCAGCCTGAGCTCCGAGGAGGCCTGGACGGTACTGGTCGCGGCCTCCCAGAACACCAACACCAAACTGCACTCCCTGGCCGGAGACCTGGTCACCGCGGTCAAGGGCGACGCGTTGCCGGACGCCGTGCAGGAACAGCTGTCCTCGGCGGTCGCCAGGGTCAACTCCGGCGCGGGAACCACGGGAGGTGAGGCGGAGGGCCAGGAGCCTGCCCAGGCCGCCGACTGA
- a CDS encoding flavodoxin family protein produces MPTLLIVHHTPSPNCQAMLEAVISGATAPEVEDVEVVRRPALSATASDVLNADGFLLGTPANLGYISGALKHFFDQVYYPCLDATRGRPFGYYVHGGSDVTGAVRAIDSITTGLAWRRTAQPVTVTGEPGKADIEACWELGATLAAGLMN; encoded by the coding sequence GTGCCTACCTTGCTGATCGTGCATCACACCCCTTCGCCCAACTGCCAGGCCATGCTCGAAGCCGTCATCTCCGGCGCGACCGCCCCGGAGGTCGAGGACGTCGAGGTCGTACGGCGACCGGCACTGTCGGCCACGGCGTCCGACGTACTGAACGCCGATGGCTTTCTCCTGGGCACCCCGGCGAACCTCGGCTACATCTCGGGAGCCCTCAAGCATTTCTTCGACCAGGTCTACTACCCCTGCCTGGACGCGACCCGAGGCCGCCCCTTCGGCTACTACGTCCACGGCGGCAGCGACGTGACCGGCGCCGTCCGGGCGATCGACTCCATCACCACCGGCCTCGCCTGGCGACGAACGGCACAACCCGTGACGGTGACCGGTGAACCCGGCAAAGCCGACATCGAGGCGTGCTGGGAACTGGGAGCCACCCTCGCCGCCGGCCTGATGAACTGA
- a CDS encoding DUF1996 domain-containing protein: MLGGGGLVAANVYASATEDGGTEPAQTLSSVAGTIDCPDVGSRLTAVPDGAKEDVAKELALLDQQIAEAYQRLQESARAVQQDAGFADSAIMNPLKDKRTATIERIAIAVDREGERPQGLESLVPCTLRAADSGNGDQDEGGAEGAGQEGADQGNEQPGNGEQPGNGGQAGNGPVAADFADITAVQPNVTGPALQKEASRGTFATSCGVNENGLFNSDNVIVAPGVSNGAHHFHDYVGNQANDAFASDEDLANAETTCVDQGDKSTYYWPVIRLQNGTQEQDANAPGGGIEGNAGEIVTPKEVTLTFVGNPRGKVTEMPRLLRIITGDAKAFVNGTANANASWSCTGFEDRQLKDKYPLCPRGSDVVRTFKFQSCWDGQNIDSANHRTHVAFAAADGTCPDGFKAIPQLVQRIVYDIDAPSLQDGGRTTPLFAVDSFPEQLHKPVTDHGDFINVFSEDLMGQMVDCINEGRECGAGADQGGDPGEDEPTQQPQPTPSPDTPPGGNEDPEPGDGEDEPTEAPATEEPATEPPATDEPATEAPATEPANDDKPTMSSTVAPKSYGTPSATQDATAPAQGGSADDGADAGSTPTQTQPAAAGEESGDGGGTEPQAVGGLAETGTTLWPAAAGAVLLMAGFLLLMRTRRRAG; the protein is encoded by the coding sequence ATGTTGGGCGGCGGCGGCCTGGTTGCGGCCAACGTCTATGCCTCGGCCACCGAGGACGGGGGAACGGAACCTGCTCAGACCCTGTCCTCGGTGGCCGGCACCATCGACTGCCCGGATGTCGGCAGTCGGCTGACGGCCGTGCCGGACGGGGCGAAGGAGGACGTCGCGAAGGAACTCGCCCTCCTGGACCAGCAGATCGCCGAGGCCTACCAGCGGTTGCAGGAGTCGGCCCGGGCCGTCCAGCAGGACGCCGGCTTCGCCGACAGCGCGATCATGAATCCGCTGAAGGACAAGCGCACCGCGACGATCGAGCGCATCGCCATCGCCGTCGACCGCGAGGGAGAACGGCCCCAGGGCCTGGAGTCCCTCGTCCCGTGCACCCTGCGCGCCGCCGACAGCGGCAACGGCGACCAGGACGAGGGCGGTGCCGAGGGGGCGGGCCAGGAAGGCGCTGACCAGGGCAACGAGCAGCCGGGCAACGGCGAACAGCCCGGCAACGGCGGCCAGGCGGGCAACGGCCCCGTCGCCGCGGACTTCGCCGACATCACCGCCGTACAGCCGAACGTGACCGGCCCGGCCCTCCAGAAGGAAGCCTCGCGCGGCACTTTCGCCACCAGTTGCGGGGTGAACGAGAACGGCCTGTTCAACTCCGACAACGTGATCGTGGCCCCCGGCGTCTCCAACGGCGCCCACCACTTCCACGACTACGTCGGCAACCAGGCCAACGACGCCTTCGCGAGCGACGAGGACCTGGCGAACGCCGAGACGACCTGCGTCGACCAGGGCGACAAGTCCACCTACTACTGGCCCGTGATCCGCCTGCAGAACGGAACCCAGGAGCAGGACGCGAACGCCCCCGGCGGCGGCATCGAGGGCAACGCCGGCGAGATCGTCACGCCCAAGGAAGTGACGCTCACGTTCGTGGGCAACCCGCGCGGCAAGGTCACCGAGATGCCGCGCCTGCTGCGCATCATCACCGGCGATGCGAAGGCCTTCGTGAACGGCACCGCCAACGCCAACGCCTCCTGGAGCTGCACGGGCTTCGAGGACCGGCAGCTGAAGGACAAGTACCCGCTGTGCCCGCGGGGCAGCGACGTGGTGCGGACGTTCAAGTTCCAGAGCTGCTGGGACGGACAGAACATCGACTCCGCCAACCACCGCACCCACGTGGCCTTCGCGGCCGCCGACGGCACCTGCCCGGACGGCTTCAAAGCCATTCCGCAGCTGGTGCAGCGGATCGTGTACGACATCGACGCGCCGAGCCTTCAGGACGGCGGCCGTACGACCCCGCTGTTCGCGGTGGACTCCTTCCCCGAGCAGCTGCACAAGCCGGTCACCGACCACGGCGACTTCATCAACGTCTTCTCCGAGGACCTGATGGGTCAGATGGTCGACTGCATCAACGAGGGCCGCGAGTGCGGCGCCGGAGCCGACCAGGGCGGCGACCCGGGCGAGGACGAGCCGACGCAGCAGCCGCAGCCGACCCCGTCTCCCGACACTCCGCCCGGTGGCAACGAGGATCCGGAGCCCGGCGACGGCGAGGACGAGCCGACCGAGGCGCCGGCGACCGAGGAGCCCGCGACTGAGCCGCCCGCGACCGACGAGCCGGCGACCGAGGCGCCCGCGACGGAACCGGCGAACGATGACAAGCCCACCATGTCGAGCACGGTGGCGCCCAAGTCGTACGGAACTCCGTCGGCCACGCAGGACGCCACCGCACCGGCACAGGGCGGTTCGGCGGACGACGGCGCCGACGCGGGAAGCACGCCCACGCAGACGCAGCCCGCCGCGGCCGGCGAGGAGTCCGGTGACGGGGGCGGAACGGAACCGCAGGCGGTCGGAGGGCTCGCGGAGACCGGCACCACCCTGTGGCCGGCCGCGGCCGGCGCCGTACTCCTCATGGCCGGCTTCCTGCTGCTCATGCGTACGCGTCGCCGCGCCGGGTGA
- a CDS encoding TetR family transcriptional regulator produces the protein MGDARAPEPGGTRQVPPRRTPRQARSKARLARVLQAAERVLVGEGVQALTTTRVAAEAKVSVGSLYQYLPDRDAIIDALAAGYFARLETAMDDLVRAAADERWDDPVGVLIDAYAAIYRTEHGFRALWFGSSLTERTRAADRAHKRRMADGIRRVVLALGAAPDGEALARACHAAVLAADALAQEAFRRDPEGDPGLLDEAKLMLRGYLTAITARHEGQETTR, from the coding sequence ATGGGGGATGCGCGGGCCCCGGAGCCGGGCGGCACGCGGCAAGTCCCCCCGCGCCGCACGCCCCGGCAGGCGCGCAGCAAGGCCCGTCTGGCCCGCGTCCTTCAGGCCGCCGAACGCGTCCTGGTCGGCGAGGGCGTCCAGGCACTGACCACGACCCGTGTCGCGGCGGAGGCGAAGGTCTCGGTCGGTTCGCTGTACCAGTACCTGCCCGACCGCGACGCGATCATCGACGCCCTCGCGGCCGGCTACTTCGCCCGGCTCGAGACGGCCATGGACGACCTCGTCCGCGCCGCGGCCGACGAGCGGTGGGACGACCCCGTCGGCGTGCTCATCGACGCCTACGCCGCCATCTACCGCACCGAACACGGCTTCAGGGCCCTGTGGTTCGGCAGCAGCCTCACCGAGCGGACCCGTGCCGCGGACCGTGCGCACAAACGCCGGATGGCGGACGGCATCCGGCGCGTCGTCCTGGCCCTCGGCGCCGCCCCGGACGGAGAGGCACTCGCCCGTGCCTGCCACGCCGCGGTCCTGGCCGCCGACGCACTCGCACAGGAAGCCTTCCGCCGTGACCCCGAGGGTGATCCGGGCCTCCTCGACGAAGCCAAGCTCATGCTGCGCGGTTACCTCACCGCGATCACCGCGCGCCATGAGGGGCAGGAGACCACGAGGTGA
- a CDS encoding FAD-binding oxidoreductase: protein MDMLWSGWGDPAKAAPLPETVTGLLRDLLGVKPYTAGPLALEDIAVPEPRLEPAARQALFAAVGGEEHVRTDAETRIRHTRGKSTPDLLRIRDGEVDDIPAAVVLPADHDDVLAVLRACAEHGLPVVPFGGGTSVVGGLAPARRGPFVALDLRRMDQLLALDPVSRTATLQPGLRAPQAEALLAEHGFTLGHFPQSYEWATIGGFAATRSSGQASAGYGRFDEMVLGLTLATPEGTLDTGRAPRSAAGPDLRQLLLGSEGAFGVITSATVRIRPVPQARVYEGWRFASFEEGAAALRRLAQDGPRPTVLRLSDETETLIGLAQPDAIGASVAGHQSAGCMAITGYEGTEADISYRRERAAAVLRVCGGTPLGEEPGQRWAHGRYSAPYLRDSLLDAGAFAETLETATFWSRVPELYASVREALTTTLTEAGTPPLIMCHISHVYENGASLYFTVVSAQGDDPVAHWQRAKRAANEAILTAGGTITHHHGVGTDHRDWYVREAGPLGIEALQAVKRRLDPAGLLNPGVLLPTD from the coding sequence ATGGACATGTTGTGGAGCGGCTGGGGCGACCCGGCCAAGGCGGCGCCGCTGCCCGAGACGGTGACCGGGCTGCTGCGCGACCTGCTCGGCGTCAAGCCGTACACCGCCGGACCGCTCGCCCTGGAGGACATCGCCGTACCCGAGCCGCGCCTCGAACCCGCCGCACGCCAGGCCCTGTTCGCCGCCGTCGGAGGCGAGGAGCACGTCCGCACCGACGCCGAGACCCGCATCCGGCACACGCGCGGCAAGTCCACCCCCGACCTGCTCCGCATCCGCGACGGCGAAGTAGACGACATCCCCGCAGCCGTCGTACTCCCCGCCGACCACGACGACGTACTCGCCGTACTGCGCGCATGCGCCGAACACGGCCTGCCCGTGGTCCCGTTCGGCGGCGGCACCTCCGTCGTCGGCGGCCTCGCCCCCGCCCGGCGCGGCCCCTTCGTCGCCCTGGACCTGCGGCGCATGGACCAGTTGCTCGCCCTCGACCCGGTCTCCCGCACCGCCACCCTGCAGCCCGGCCTGCGCGCCCCCCAGGCCGAGGCGCTGCTGGCCGAACACGGCTTCACCCTCGGCCACTTCCCCCAGTCCTACGAGTGGGCCACCATCGGCGGATTCGCCGCCACCCGCTCCAGCGGCCAGGCATCCGCCGGCTACGGCCGCTTCGACGAGATGGTCCTCGGCCTGACCCTCGCCACCCCCGAGGGCACCCTCGACACCGGCCGCGCACCGCGCTCGGCGGCCGGACCCGACCTGCGCCAGCTCCTCCTCGGCTCGGAAGGTGCCTTCGGCGTCATCACGTCCGCCACGGTCCGGATCCGCCCCGTCCCCCAGGCCCGCGTGTACGAGGGCTGGCGCTTCGCCTCCTTCGAGGAAGGCGCCGCCGCGCTGCGCCGCCTCGCCCAGGACGGCCCGCGCCCCACAGTCCTGCGGCTGTCCGACGAGACCGAGACGCTGATCGGCCTCGCCCAACCCGACGCGATCGGCGCCTCCGTCGCCGGGCACCAGTCCGCGGGATGCATGGCGATCACCGGCTACGAAGGCACGGAAGCGGACATCTCGTACCGCCGGGAGAGGGCCGCGGCCGTCCTGCGCGTCTGCGGCGGAACCCCGCTCGGCGAGGAACCGGGACAGCGCTGGGCGCACGGCCGCTACTCGGCGCCCTACCTGCGGGACTCCCTGCTGGATGCGGGGGCGTTCGCGGAGACACTGGAGACGGCGACCTTCTGGTCGCGCGTCCCCGAGCTGTACGCCTCGGTCCGCGAAGCCCTCACCACCACGCTCACCGAGGCCGGCACCCCGCCCCTGATCATGTGTCACATCTCCCACGTCTACGAGAACGGCGCCTCCCTGTACTTCACCGTCGTCTCGGCACAGGGCGACGACCCGGTGGCGCACTGGCAGCGGGCCAAGCGCGCCGCCAACGAGGCGATCCTCACCGCGGGCGGCACGATCACCCACCACCACGGCGTGGGCACCGACCACCGGGACTGGTACGTCCGCGAGGCGGGCCCCCTGGGCATCGAGGCGCTGCAAGCCGTCAAACGCCGACTGGACCCGGCAGGCCTGCTCAATCCCGGCGTCCTCCTGCCCACCGACTGA
- a CDS encoding YqjF family protein translates to MPKPTPVSPDSPAPIPTPLLTQQWLDLAFIHWAVEPDAVAGLLPKGTVPDTHDGVTYIGLVAFRMHRVGWLRLPGVPYLGTFPETNVRLYSVDAHGRRGVVFRSMDAARLIPVVMGRVGFRLPYLWSRMSVRAAGDTVTYTSSRRWPGPRGASSRITVRTGERIEEPTGLEHFLTARWGMHNAFFGGPEPLAYLPNHHPRWPLYRAELITCEENLVTAAGLPAPTASPASVLYSPGVPVRLGRPARPAGIPTP, encoded by the coding sequence GTGCCGAAACCCACTCCCGTCAGCCCGGACTCTCCCGCTCCGATACCCACTCCTCTCCTCACCCAGCAGTGGCTCGACCTCGCCTTCATCCACTGGGCCGTCGAACCGGACGCCGTGGCGGGACTGCTGCCGAAGGGGACGGTTCCGGACACGCACGACGGGGTCACGTACATCGGGCTCGTCGCCTTCCGGATGCATCGGGTCGGCTGGCTGCGGCTGCCCGGCGTGCCGTATCTGGGGACCTTTCCCGAGACCAACGTGCGCCTGTACTCCGTCGACGCGCACGGACGACGCGGTGTCGTGTTCCGGTCGATGGACGCCGCACGGCTGATCCCGGTCGTGATGGGGCGCGTGGGCTTCCGGCTGCCGTACCTGTGGTCCCGGATGAGCGTCCGCGCGGCCGGCGACACCGTCACCTACACCAGCTCCCGCCGCTGGCCGGGGCCGCGCGGCGCGTCCAGCCGCATCACCGTACGCACCGGTGAACGCATCGAGGAGCCCACCGGGCTGGAGCACTTCCTCACCGCCCGCTGGGGCATGCACAACGCGTTCTTCGGCGGGCCCGAGCCGCTGGCGTACCTGCCCAACCACCACCCTCGATGGCCGCTGTACCGCGCCGAGCTGATCACCTGCGAGGAGAACCTGGTCACCGCGGCCGGGCTGCCCGCCCCCACCGCCTCCCCCGCCAGCGTCCTGTACTCCCCCGGCGTCCCCGTCCGCCTCGGCCGCCCGGCCCGCCCCGCCGGCATCCCCACACCGTGA
- a CDS encoding YegS/Rv2252/BmrU family lipid kinase — protein MRQFTAIVNPTAGGSASAAALLRVARLLREAGAGLETEYSRSLPHARDLARDAGQRGRVVLAVGGDGIAGGIGGALSGTDALLGLVPAGRGNDFARALNLPTEPTALAQVLLHHEPREVDTIEVESAVHDRTVVLGSVYAGVDALANRHANNATLLRGAASYYAGGLRAVTTWRPARYRVTVDGREHPLNGYTVVAANSGYYGSGRLIAPDARVDDGLLDVVMIREAPRRLFFALMNDLKTGAHVHRPQVRILRGREIRIEADREVPYGADGEVEAVLPVTVRVLPGALRVLS, from the coding sequence ATGCGACAGTTCACCGCCATCGTCAACCCCACGGCGGGCGGATCCGCCTCAGCTGCCGCCCTGTTGCGGGTGGCCCGGCTGCTGCGGGAGGCCGGGGCCGGTCTGGAGACCGAGTACAGCCGCAGCCTGCCCCACGCCCGGGACCTCGCCCGGGACGCCGGACAGCGGGGCAGGGTGGTGCTCGCCGTCGGCGGCGACGGAATCGCCGGTGGCATCGGCGGCGCCCTCAGCGGCACGGACGCCCTGCTCGGCCTCGTCCCGGCCGGCCGCGGCAACGACTTCGCCCGGGCGCTGAACCTGCCCACCGAACCCACGGCACTCGCACAGGTACTGCTCCACCACGAGCCCCGTGAGGTCGACACCATCGAGGTCGAGTCGGCCGTCCACGACCGCACCGTGGTCCTCGGCAGCGTGTACGCGGGCGTCGACGCCCTGGCCAACCGCCACGCCAACAACGCCACACTCCTGCGCGGCGCCGCCTCCTACTACGCGGGCGGACTGCGCGCCGTCACCACCTGGCGCCCCGCGCGCTACCGGGTCACCGTCGACGGCCGCGAACACCCCCTCAACGGCTACACGGTCGTGGCCGCCAACTCCGGCTACTACGGCTCAGGCCGCCTCATCGCGCCCGACGCCCGCGTGGACGACGGCCTGCTGGACGTCGTCATGATCCGGGAAGCGCCGCGCCGGCTGTTCTTCGCCCTGATGAACGACCTCAAGACGGGCGCCCACGTCCACCGCCCACAAGTGCGGATCCTGCGGGGCAGGGAAATCCGCATCGAGGCCGACCGCGAGGTGCCCTACGGCGCGGACGGCGAGGTCGAGGCGGTCCTCCCGGTCACGGTCAGAGTCCTTCCGGGAGCGCTGCGCGTACTGAGCTGA